From the Cyclopterus lumpus isolate fCycLum1 chromosome 25, fCycLum1.pri, whole genome shotgun sequence genome, one window contains:
- the eif3k gene encoding eukaryotic translation initiation factor 3 subunit K isoform X1, which yields MSSPFEQVRASVVQLLRGIDRYNPENLPTLERYVETQAKENAYDLEANLAVLKLYQFNPVYFQVPVTSQILLKALTNLPHTDFTLCKCMIEQTHQQEERPIRQILYLGNLLETCHFQSFWTSLEENRELIDGITGFEDSVRKFICHVVGITYQTIEHRLLAEMLGDPLDTQVKVWMNKYGWTENEEGQIFVFNQEESVKPKNIVEKIDFESVSSIMATSQ from the exons ATGTCGTCGCCTTTCGAGCAGGTGCGGGCGAGCGTGGTGCAGCTCCTGCGGGGAATCGACAG GTACAACCCAGAAAACCTTCCAACGTTGGAGCGCTACGTGGAGACGCAAGCCAAAGAGAACGCCTACGACCTGGAGGCCAACCTGGCTGTCCTGAAGCT GTACCAGTTCAACCCGGTTTACTTCCAGGTTCCGGTGACCTCACAGATCCTGCTGAAGGCTCTGACCAACCTGCCACACACCGACTTCACTCTGTGCAAGTGCATGATCGAACAAACACAC CAGCAAGAGGAGCGTCCCATCAGACAGATCCTCTACCTCGGGAACCTGCTGGAGACGTGTCACTTCCAGAGCTTctgg ACGAGTCTGGAGGAGAACAGAGAGCTCATCGACGGCATTACCGGTTTCGAGGACTCTGTTCGCAAGT TCATCTGTCACGTAGTGGGCATCACCTACCAGACCATCGAGCACCGGTTACTGGCCGAGATGCTGGGAGACCCGCTGG ACACGCAGGTGAAGGTGTGGATGAACAAGTACGGCTGGACGGAGAACGAGGAAGGACAAATCTTCGTCTTCAACCAGGAGGAGAGCGTCAAGCCCAAGAACATCGTGGAGAAGATCGACTTTGAGA GTGTATCCAGCATCATGGCTACGTCTCAgtga
- the eif3k gene encoding eukaryotic translation initiation factor 3 subunit K isoform X2 — MSSPFEQVRASVVQLLRGIDRYNPENLPTLERYVETQAKENAYDLEANLAVLKLYQFNPVYFQVPVTSQILLKALTNLPHTDFTLCKCMIEQTHQEERPIRQILYLGNLLETCHFQSFWTSLEENRELIDGITGFEDSVRKFICHVVGITYQTIEHRLLAEMLGDPLDTQVKVWMNKYGWTENEEGQIFVFNQEESVKPKNIVEKIDFESVSSIMATSQ, encoded by the exons ATGTCGTCGCCTTTCGAGCAGGTGCGGGCGAGCGTGGTGCAGCTCCTGCGGGGAATCGACAG GTACAACCCAGAAAACCTTCCAACGTTGGAGCGCTACGTGGAGACGCAAGCCAAAGAGAACGCCTACGACCTGGAGGCCAACCTGGCTGTCCTGAAGCT GTACCAGTTCAACCCGGTTTACTTCCAGGTTCCGGTGACCTCACAGATCCTGCTGAAGGCTCTGACCAACCTGCCACACACCGACTTCACTCTGTGCAAGTGCATGATCGAACAAACACAC CAAGAGGAGCGTCCCATCAGACAGATCCTCTACCTCGGGAACCTGCTGGAGACGTGTCACTTCCAGAGCTTctgg ACGAGTCTGGAGGAGAACAGAGAGCTCATCGACGGCATTACCGGTTTCGAGGACTCTGTTCGCAAGT TCATCTGTCACGTAGTGGGCATCACCTACCAGACCATCGAGCACCGGTTACTGGCCGAGATGCTGGGAGACCCGCTGG ACACGCAGGTGAAGGTGTGGATGAACAAGTACGGCTGGACGGAGAACGAGGAAGGACAAATCTTCGTCTTCAACCAGGAGGAGAGCGTCAAGCCCAAGAACATCGTGGAGAAGATCGACTTTGAGA GTGTATCCAGCATCATGGCTACGTCTCAgtga